A window of Pelagicoccus enzymogenes genomic DNA:
GCAAATCGTCGACCTGATGAAAAGGTCTGACCTGACTGAATTCTCCGTCGAGGAAGAACAATTCAAGCTGCGAATCAAGCGGGCTACCGAAACTCAGGCACAGCCTCAGATCGTGAGCTACGCTCCACCTGCCGCGACTCCCGCAGCCGCGCCAGCTGCTCCCGCACCGGCCCCCGCGCCCGCTGCTGCGAGCCCAGCCGTCGAGGACAACGCGACCTATATCACTTCCCCCATGGTGGGCACATTTTACTCGGCCCCTTCTCCGGAAAGCCCTGTCTTCGCCAAAATTGGAGACGCGGTGAAGGAAGACAGTACCGTGTGCATCATCGAGGCCATGAAGATCATGAACGAGATTCAGGCGGAAGTGAGCGGTACAATCGCCGAGATACTGGTCGAAAACGGTCAACCCGTGGAATTTGGCCAAAAACTATTCCGTCTCACGTAAGCAACGCAACCCGCTTACACGACACGACAAGCATTCCCAAGAGTCGAGCCTCCCGGTTCGGCTCGCAGTTTTTCCCACTTAACACCTTCGAAATGGAGAAAGTATTAATCGCAAATCGCGGTGAAATCGCACTTCGCATCGTCCGCGCCTGCCGCGAGCTGGGCCTCAAGTCCCTGGCCGTCTATTCGGAAGCCGACATTGAGTCGCTCCACGTGCAGCTCGCTGACGAAGCGATCTGCATCGGCAAGGCACCCAGTTCCGAAAGCTACCTGAGAGCAGACCGTATTCTCAGCGCGGCCGAGATCGCAGACGTAGACGCCATACACCCTGGCTACGGATTTCTCTCCGAGAACGCCGACTTCGCCGAACAATGCGAATCCTGCAACATCAAGTTCATAGGCCCTTCCGCCGAGTCCATTCGCATGATGGGCGACAAGGCAGTGGCCAAGGAAACTGTCCAAAAAGTGGGCGTTCCCGTCTGCGGCGGCTCGGACGGCGTCATCTCAAGCGAAGACGAAGCATCCAAGATCGCCAAGAAAGTGGGCTACCCTGTGATCATCAAGGCCGTCGCAGGCGGCGGCGGGAAAGGGATGCGTATCGCGCACAACGACGTGTCCTTGCGCAAAGAATTCCACATAGCTCGCAATGAAGCAGAAAAAGCTTTTGGCAACGGCGACGTCTATGTGGAGAAATATATCCAAAACCCACGCCACATCGAATTTCAGGTCCTCGCCGATTCCTATGGAAACGTTGTTCACCTCGGGGAACGCGACTGCTCAGTCCAGCGGCGCCACCAGAAGCTAATCGAGGAGGCACCCTCGCCTTTCCTATCCGAGAAGCTCCGCAAGGAGATGGGCGACGCGGCAGTGCGGGCCACCAAGGCCGCCAACTACGAAGGAGCTGGCACCATCGAATTCCTAGTCGACGACAAGGGCGGTTACTACTTCCTCGAGATGAATACCCGCATCCAGGTGGAGCACCCGGTCACCGAGGAAGTAACCGGTATCGACTTGATAAAGCAGCAGCTGCTGGTCGCCCAGGGCGAAAAGCTTTCCTTCAAGCAAGAGGATATCGTCATCAGCAAACACGCCATCGAGTGTCGCATCAACGCGGAAGACCCGGCCCGAGGCTTCATGCCAAGTCCCGGTTGCATTGATCTCTACTACGCGCCTGGCGGACACGGAGTCCGCGTGGACTCGCATGCCTACGGAGGCTACATCATCCCTCCGTACTACGACAGCATGATCGGCAAGCTCATCACATATGGCGCGAACCGTGAAGTCGCGATCCAACGCATGTACCGAGCGCTCAACGAATACCTCATCCGCGGCATCAAAACCACGATACCTTTGCAAAAAGCCATCATCAGCGATCCCGATTTCAGAGCCGGAAAAGCCACCACCAAGTTCATGGAGGACTTCATGGCCCGCAATCCCAAGTTCGATTAAGCTGCCTCAGCTAGCCAGACACCAAGGCTGGCATTTACAAATCACCGCCAAAAGCCTAGGAACAATAGCAGGCAAGTCGCTACAAAACGCAGCATACCGCTGAGAAACAAATCACACTCTAACACCTCAAACCATGGACCAACAAGAACCCAGCATCGAGATCGGAGAAGATCAGGATGGAACACTCGGCCAAATCAAGGTCAACCACACCGTGGTCGCTACCATCGTCAAGATGGCGGCTACTAGCGTGAAAGGCGTCGTCGGCGTCGGCGGCAGCTTCATCGAAAACGTGTCAGCCCTCTTTTCGAGCAAGGACTACGACAAGGGCGTTCGCGTTTCCGAGGACGAAGGCGGAAATTACCTCATCGAGCTTCGCGTCCACATGGAATACGGAGTTGCCCTCGCTCAGACCGCAGAAAACCTCCAGCTCACCGTCGGCAAGCAAGTCACCAACATGACTGGCAAGACAGTGGCAGCCGTAGACGTTATCATCGAAGGCGTGAAAATGCCCGAGGAAGTTGCGGCATCTCGCAAAGCAGCCGAGGAAGAATCGAAAAACTCCCTCGCTGACTAGCGCGCCCAAAGTCCACTCCTCTCCAAAGCGTGGAAACCTTCCAAGAACTGATGACCCAACTGACGCCGCTCCAAATTGGAGTGGCCGCGGTTGCCTTTATCTTTCTCCTGATCGGACTGCGCTTGGTTTTCAAAAAGCCGCCTGCCCACCTCACCGCGTTCAGTGGCGATGCGGGCAGCGTTCTCGTATCACGCAAAGCGCTTCAGGAGCTCATCCGCTCCGCATGCCTACTCGACGAATGGGTTGAGGCAGCACGGCCCACCATTCGCCTGCGCAACAACAAAGTCACCGCCCGCGTCGAGCTTCGCCTCGCCCGGCCCGAGGACCTGAAAGCCATTTGCGAACGCGTCCAGGAGCATATCACCGCCCTGCTGCAAAAGTCGCTCAGCTTCGAGCAAATCGGGGAGATCGAAATTGTCGTGAAGAGCTTCGGGAAAGAAGCGGCCGAAACCGAACGCCTCCCGCAAAAGAGCCTTCCGCCAGCCGCCCAAAACGTATCCCCAGAGGTCGAAGAACGCGATTCCCCGGCGAAAGAGGCGAGCCCAGGGAAAAAGGACTAACGGAGCCGATAGGCGCTCACCCGCTCCGCCACAGGCCCGAGCAACTCCCAGCGATCGGCGTACCGCCTCAGGATCGAATCCTCTCGCTTAACTTCGAAGTCGTGCAGCACCGCTACAACTGGCACCCCCTCTACAAGAGCGGCATCGCGTAGGAGCTCCCAGTCAGCATCCCAATCGGCGAGGTCCCAGCGGAAAACGGGAAATTCGGTGTAATAATAAAAAGCGCCGCTCGACTGCATGCACACTACGATAGTATCCGCTGCGAGGTTTTCGACAGCCCACTGGCACTCGATCTCGTAGCGTCGCTCGAACGCCTGCTCCCCAAACACGTTGAGCTTGTCCACCCAATAACAACCCACAGCAACCGAAGCCCCCGCTAAGCCCAAAGCCAGCCACGCTTCCCCTCGAGACGACTTCGCCGCACGAGTCGCTACGCCTTCCAGCCAATTCGCCGACAACAAGGCAAGTCCCGGGAAGGCAAGCAAAACGAAGCGCAGGAACCACCAAGTTTGGCTGGTAAAAACGTAAAAGGCGTAGAACCCAAAAAACGGAAGGATCCAAGCCCACAGGAAAAGAACCTTCGGACACCTAAGATTCAAGGAGCCCAGAAACGCAGCCGGCAGCACGAGGCCAAACATGGCGAACAACATCGTCTCGCCATAGTGAAATACCGTTGGAACCAAGTAATCCCAAGAAAAGAAGGCCCAAAGATCCCCATAGCCGCTGCCGAACGCATCGCCATAGAAAGTCCAGTTTCCCCAAAGAAAAGCGACAAAAGCTGGCATTCCTCCAAGAGTCCCCCAGGCCCACCGACGCCAGCCGGCCTTGGCTTGCAGCAAAGCGACCACCAAGGGCACGAAGAGCAGGACGCTCGACGGGCGGGTCAGCACGGCCCATCCGACCAGAAAACCGCAAACACAAGCCCAGCCGCTGGAACGCTTCGCCTGCAATGCCAGCAGCAACACCCAAATCGCCTGGCAACTCGCCAAGGCGTCCGACATCGGAATCAGGGAGCTCCACAGAAAAAGAGGGGAACTCGCGAAAATAGCCACTGCGTAAAACCGCCAAGGCGGAGCCAATCCCAACTCCTTCCCCAATAGCCAAAGGCCCAAGCAAGCCAACAAGGCCACAAGAGCGTAAACCATGCGCATCCCAAACTCCGATTCGCACACACCACCAACCGACAGCAGCAGCGGCAGCCCCATCGGGTAGGTCGGCGATAAGCGACCATCGCTTTCTCGAAAGGTAAAGCCAAGCGGCTGGAAATACCCCTTGGGCAAGGCCCTAAACGCATCCCCCTCAGGCAACCTTAGATTTTCCGTCACGGATCCCTCACTCAACAACCGAGCGAAGTTCATATATCCGCTGGCATCTGCACCGCCCGCGACCGGGACCATCTTCCAGAATATCAAAACCGCCAAAAGAGCCGACAGCAGGACGGAGGCCCCAAACCAATTCCTTTCACGGGAACTCGCTCCTTGCGAACCGATCGCCAGCTGCCTACTTCGAACTTCCGCAATTCGAGATTTTGACAATTCAAACACGGACTGATCCCTTAGCCGCGAAACCCTTGCGAGAAAAGCAGAATGATCTGCTTCCAGCGCTGCTCATGAACCTTTCCCTTCACCAATCAACTTTCTACGGGATCCTAGACACTGGATACGTCAGCCCAGAGAACTGGGTCGCCAAGTACGAAGCCCTCGTATCTGGCGGCGCTAGCATCGTACAAATCCGTGCTAAGGACTCCAACCAGTCCGAACGCTATCAGCTTACTGAACAAATCGTTCGGTACCGAGCTCAAAGCGCCGCGCCCCAGCCACACCTTGTCATCAACGATGACTTGGAACTTGCCCTAGAGCACCCTGACCTCGGGCTTCACGTCGGCCAGGAAGACCTTCCAGCCGTCGAGGCGAGAAAGCGACTCGGCCCCAATCGCCTGCTTGGGCTCTCGACCCATTCCCCCGAACAAGCCCGCGCTGCCATGGCACTACCCGCTGGGACCCTCAACTACTTTGCCGTCGGTCCCGTGTTCGCCACCCAAACCAAACCCACATACACCCCGGTGGGCCTGGAACTGGTCGAATACGTGGCCAAACAAAGGCCGGAGCTGCCGTTCTTCTGCATTGGCGGCATCAATCGACGCAATATCGAACAAGTAATCGCAGCAGGCGCCTCCCGCATCGTTACCGTTTCGGACGTCCTTTGCTCAGCCGACACCGCTGCAGCAGTGCGAGAAAGCATCTCGATTGCCCGGAAGTAGAGCGAGAAACCCTCAGGAAACACCCTCAGCCCAGTGTTTTTGATTGCATCAAATTGCATCTAAACAACACTTAAGCAGCTCCTTATCCTATGGAGTGATCCAAGCTCCTGCAAGCGCCAAACGCACGACCCTGAACCATATGGCCAAACTTAACCAAAAGTACATCGCCGATAAGCTAAACCTTTCCCGCACCACCGTCTCGCGTTGCTTCACCAATCACCCAAAAATCAACCCGGAGACAAGAGCTAAGGTTTTCAGGCTAGCCGCCGAAATGGGGTACTCCTACTCCGCCCAGCGGGGAGGCAACAACATCAAGCTGCAGGGCCGCAAGAAGCTCGCCGTCATCGTGGGCATCAGCGAGGATCAACGCTCGAAGAACGACACCAAGACTGCAGAGGAACTCCTCACCGGAATCACGGAAAAAGCAGCGATCGAGAAACTCGAAGTGGAAGTGTTCTACGTCGATCCCAAAGAATTCCTCCCCCAATCCCGGGCACGCCAAATCATCAGGGGCATCAGCTGTCTCGATTGGAAAGGCACCATCATCATCTACCCCCTCAAAGAGGAAGCGGTAGGAAACATAATGGCCAAGTTCCCCACCGTCTCCGTTCTCGAGGACTACGACGACTGCGACGTCGACTGCATCCACCCGGACCAGATACGCGGCATTTCGCGAGTCATGCAACACCTCGTCCAGCTAGGTCACAAGCGCATCGGCTTCCTCAGCTGGAAATACGCCGTCAACACCCCTTGGGTGGAACGTCGCCTCGGCGCCTACGTGGAGAACCTTTACCGCTTCGGCCTGGAGCTCGATCCAGACATCATTCTCAACCTGCGCCCAGAGGAACAACTCCCCCTCGACGAGCTTGATCGCCTCGCAGCCGAATACACACGCAGCAAAGGCGTCACCGCCTGGGTCTGCGCCGCAGACCACCAAGCCTACCACCTCATGGATTCCTTCGAGAAACTCGGAGTCGCCGTACCGGAGCAATGCTCCATCACCGGATTCGACGGCCTGACTCCCCCCGACGGAAAAAAGCAGCTTACCTCCGTGCGCATCCCCTTCCGTGACATTGGAATCTCCGCCGTAAGCTCGCTAATTCGCAAAATCGATCACCCCAACACCAGCCGCAGAAACGTGCAGGTATCCGGGGAATTCGTTCTCGGCCAGACCTCAGCTCCTCCCCCCCTCTAGAGGCGGAGCATCCAGGCTCCAATTTCGCCTCCCCCCTCCTGTTACTGGAAAGAAGGCATCGACTTGCGTCCGCCCCGAACCCCGCGCCCGCTTCACGAAAAAAGGACTCCCGCTTCAAGCAGGCCGTCCTCTCGTTTAGGTAGTCATCCAGTGGGCGCAGCGCTAGCGGCTGTCGACCCTGAAGGGAATATTGGCGGTAGCGACCCAGCGATCGCCGTAGCGGAGCTCCACAAACAAGCGATAGTTGCCTAAAACCAAGGGAGCAGAAAAACATACGCGACCTTCTCCTAGCGGCTCGAAACGCGTATCCAATACCTCCGACATCTCCTCCCTGTCGCCTCCGACTTTCTTGTCCTCGCTTTCGCGAGCAACCGACCAGATCGCATCAGCGAGCGAATCCTTCCCCCGAGAGGCCTCGCATGCAGCCTCTACCCAGTCTCCGGGTTTCAAAGTCACATCCGCTGAAGCATCTTTCGAGTCGAGCAACAGTCGGGATATCTGCGGGCAAGCGCCCTCTTCACCCTTCACTGACCAAAGGGATGAAATCGCATCCACCGATTCCGTGGCCCGGCCATGCTTGTCGAAAAGGCCATACCATGTCGGCGTCCTTTCTTGCTTGTTTCCCCAAAGAAAAACGTAGCTTCCCAAGCACTGCCCATGCGAACCATCTAGCTTTTGATAACGACGCCGCACCTGGGCAGCCTTTTCCGTAGAAGACGGTTCGATCTCCGCTCCCCAGGACGTTTGACGCACTTCCCAATGCCCGTTGGCGCCCCACTCCGTTACCAGGTACGGACGAGTCCAACCGATGCGGTCCAACTTGCACTGAACCAACTCCAAATCACCGTAGGAATTGAAGCTCACAAAATCGATCGATGGACAATAGGCCTCGATGCACTGAAGCGCCGCTTCGTCCACTGACGCCAGAACAGTCATCACAGGGTGCAGCGAATCCTCCTGCTTGATGAAGGCAGCGACCGCTTCCACTGCCTTCCAGACCTCCGGATCCAACTCCGTTACTCCCAGCTCCAATTCGTTGCCCACTCCCCAAACGAGCAAGGATGGCTCCGCGGCCAAAGCGCGCACCTGTTCCTTCAACGCCTCGAACTGAGACTCGCGCAAAGGCGCATCCGAGTAGTCGAAGCCCTGCCGCGGCGGCACCATCCAAAGCCCCGCGCACAGCGATAGTCCGTAACGACGCACCTCCGGCAACGCTTTTTCCGTTTGGTCCATACCCCAGGTACGAAGCGAGTTTCCTCCCGCATCCGCCAGCTCCCTTATATGCTCGTATCCAGCGGCACCCTTAACGAAAAAAGGTTTCCCGTCTCTAAAAAGTGAATACCCGTTTTCCGTGCCACGTACCTCCACGCGAACCGGACGATTGTTTTCAATCAATGACATTTCAAATCCCTTCCTATTCGACAGCGCCTCTACGAGCGCCAAGCTCCCTCTCGATTTGCGTCAAAGTCGCCGTCCTCAGAGGGTAAAATACCAACGCAACGATCGCCGCAGCAGCTAAGCCCGCGGGAAAGAGCGAAAACAAAACGCGAATGCCCATCATCGCAGCTGGCCCTTGCTCCACGCCGGCTTCAAAGCCGACTAGCCCAAGATACCAGCCTGCCATAGCTCCTCCGATAGCCAGTCCCATCTTTTGGGCGAACAGAGCTGCGGAGAAAACCAAACCAGTCGACCTGCGCCCCCAACGCCACTCCCCATAGTCCGCAACGTCAGCGTACATCGACCAAACTAGCGGCACGGTCGGTCCCGCGAGGAAGCCGCCCATCACGCTAAGGCCAAGCATCAGCCAAAACTGATCAGGCGGAGTGACGAAGAACAGCGCCATGGAAGCTGCATTGGCCAGAGAGAACCAGATCATTATCGAACGCTTCTCGAAGCGAGCCGCCAAAGGCTTAGACAACCACACGCCCGCAATCAACCCAAGCATACCGGAGGTCATTACTATACTGGTCTGGTCGAATATGAGAAACATCGGCGCATCCGATGCTCCCACGTAGTACTTGAAGTAGTACACTGTTGCCGCCCCGCGGGCCGCCACGTTCGCCAAAGTGAATACAGCGACGAAAAACAGGATCAACCAAGGCC
This region includes:
- a CDS encoding glycosyltransferase family 39 protein, producing MNFARLLSEGSVTENLRLPEGDAFRALPKGYFQPLGFTFRESDGRLSPTYPMGLPLLLSVGGVCESEFGMRMVYALVALLACLGLWLLGKELGLAPPWRFYAVAIFASSPLFLWSSLIPMSDALASCQAIWVLLLALQAKRSSGWACVCGFLVGWAVLTRPSSVLLFVPLVVALLQAKAGWRRWAWGTLGGMPAFVAFLWGNWTFYGDAFGSGYGDLWAFFSWDYLVPTVFHYGETMLFAMFGLVLPAAFLGSLNLRCPKVLFLWAWILPFFGFYAFYVFTSQTWWFLRFVLLAFPGLALLSANWLEGVATRAAKSSRGEAWLALGLAGASVAVGCYWVDKLNVFGEQAFERRYEIECQWAVENLAADTIVVCMQSSGAFYYYTEFPVFRWDLADWDADWELLRDAALVEGVPVVAVLHDFEVKREDSILRRYADRWELLGPVAERVSAYRLR
- the accB gene encoding acetyl-CoA carboxylase biotin carboxyl carrier protein, encoding MDIKEIKQIVDLMKRSDLTEFSVEEEQFKLRIKRATETQAQPQIVSYAPPAATPAAAPAAPAPAPAPAAASPAVEDNATYITSPMVGTFYSAPSPESPVFAKIGDAVKEDSTVCIIEAMKIMNEIQAEVSGTIAEILVENGQPVEFGQKLFRLT
- the thiE gene encoding thiamine phosphate synthase, which encodes MNLSLHQSTFYGILDTGYVSPENWVAKYEALVSGGASIVQIRAKDSNQSERYQLTEQIVRYRAQSAAPQPHLVINDDLELALEHPDLGLHVGQEDLPAVEARKRLGPNRLLGLSTHSPEQARAAMALPAGTLNYFAVGPVFATQTKPTYTPVGLELVEYVAKQRPELPFFCIGGINRRNIEQVIAAGASRIVTVSDVLCSADTAAAVRESISIARK
- a CDS encoding LacI family DNA-binding transcriptional regulator, producing the protein MAKLNQKYIADKLNLSRTTVSRCFTNHPKINPETRAKVFRLAAEMGYSYSAQRGGNNIKLQGRKKLAVIVGISEDQRSKNDTKTAEELLTGITEKAAIEKLEVEVFYVDPKEFLPQSRARQIIRGISCLDWKGTIIIYPLKEEAVGNIMAKFPTVSVLEDYDDCDVDCIHPDQIRGISRVMQHLVQLGHKRIGFLSWKYAVNTPWVERRLGAYVENLYRFGLELDPDIILNLRPEEQLPLDELDRLAAEYTRSKGVTAWVCAADHQAYHLMDSFEKLGVAVPEQCSITGFDGLTPPDGKKQLTSVRIPFRDIGISAVSSLIRKIDHPNTSRRNVQVSGEFVLGQTSAPPPL
- the accC gene encoding acetyl-CoA carboxylase biotin carboxylase subunit — translated: MEKVLIANRGEIALRIVRACRELGLKSLAVYSEADIESLHVQLADEAICIGKAPSSESYLRADRILSAAEIADVDAIHPGYGFLSENADFAEQCESCNIKFIGPSAESIRMMGDKAVAKETVQKVGVPVCGGSDGVISSEDEASKIAKKVGYPVIIKAVAGGGGKGMRIAHNDVSLRKEFHIARNEAEKAFGNGDVYVEKYIQNPRHIEFQVLADSYGNVVHLGERDCSVQRRHQKLIEEAPSPFLSEKLRKEMGDAAVRATKAANYEGAGTIEFLVDDKGGYYFLEMNTRIQVEHPVTEEVTGIDLIKQQLLVAQGEKLSFKQEDIVISKHAIECRINAEDPARGFMPSPGCIDLYYAPGGHGVRVDSHAYGGYIIPPYYDSMIGKLITYGANREVAIQRMYRALNEYLIRGIKTTIPLQKAIISDPDFRAGKATTKFMEDFMARNPKFD
- a CDS encoding Asp23/Gls24 family envelope stress response protein, producing the protein MDQQEPSIEIGEDQDGTLGQIKVNHTVVATIVKMAATSVKGVVGVGGSFIENVSALFSSKDYDKGVRVSEDEGGNYLIELRVHMEYGVALAQTAENLQLTVGKQVTNMTGKTVAAVDVIIEGVKMPEEVAASRKAAEEESKNSLAD